A window of the Acidobacteriota bacterium genome harbors these coding sequences:
- a CDS encoding ABC transporter permease produces the protein MIVPRRLRADWRQEWEAELRYRELLLADWDKLNWKTKFDLLRRSLGAFWDALLLQPRRLEDDMFQDLRYGVRMLWKQPSFTLIAVFTLALGIGACTAIFSVVDAVLLRQLPYPQPERIVSLREVDAQSRQMTFADRNFQDVRARNHTLAAVAEYRTQEITVLGGSEPVRAQVSFVSRGFFQVLGIQPAIGRSFLPEETKVGGNPVAVVSAGYWEKLLGSRSDLAATPLRIDNTNYTVVGVMPHGFNFPQNAEIWLPIELDEPTPSRTSHGRRVIARLGESVTLAQARSELSTIGKQLKQENGKDIDLVDLAATPLQEAMVGSSSQTLLVTMAAVALLLSIACANVANLLLLQITARQHEFDVRAALGATRWRLARQFVTESLLLAALAGGLGVSLSIWGVKVLLSLNQNNLPRAEEIGVDARALTFTFALSTLVAVVLGLVPLLRFGRQDLQSSLKEAGRGHIAHAASHRLRGLLVVTQVALTSVLLVGAGLLGKSFVKLLSIDPGFRTENAVAMEISVPVQSGNNEAQTRAYFYQQLVERVKALPGVAAAGGINGLPMTDGGADGQFLIENDPASTGYAELRIATPSYFNVMGIQLLRGRLLAESDGPDTQHVAVISENLARQYWPHEEPLGKHLQYSNMDGDKRLLEIVGVVSDVREFGLDANARPTVYAHYLQRPRQAWSFTIVARTQGDATALIPVLRSTLYSLNRDVPTKFRTLAQVFSSSLDQRRFSLVLFGVFAVVAVLLAALGIYGVTSYGVTQRTPELGLRLALGAQRRDVLRLVIGQGMKAVLAGVGIGLAGALAVTRLIAHLLFEISATDPLTFAAIASVLLLIALLACYVPAWRATKVDPMVALRHE, from the coding sequence GTGATCGTGCCGCGCCGATTGCGAGCGGATTGGCGTCAGGAGTGGGAAGCTGAGTTGAGATATCGCGAGTTGCTACTAGCGGATTGGGACAAGCTCAATTGGAAAACGAAGTTTGATTTGCTCCGCCGCAGTCTCGGCGCGTTCTGGGATGCGCTGCTGCTACAACCTAGAAGATTGGAGGACGATATGTTTCAAGATTTGCGTTATGGCGTGCGCATGTTATGGAAGCAACCCAGCTTCACTTTGATCGCTGTTTTTACGCTCGCGCTTGGCATTGGCGCTTGTACGGCGATTTTTAGCGTGGTAGATGCTGTGCTGCTGCGGCAGTTGCCGTATCCGCAACCGGAACGCATTGTCAGCCTCAGAGAGGTAGATGCGCAGAGCCGACAAATGACGTTTGCCGACCGGAATTTTCAGGACGTGCGAGCGCGCAATCACACGTTGGCGGCGGTCGCAGAATATAGGACGCAAGAAATCACTGTGCTCGGCGGCAGCGAACCTGTCCGCGCTCAAGTGTCGTTCGTCTCGCGCGGATTCTTCCAGGTGCTGGGCATCCAGCCTGCCATCGGGCGCAGCTTTTTGCCGGAAGAAACCAAAGTCGGCGGAAATCCAGTCGCGGTGGTGAGCGCTGGATATTGGGAGAAATTGCTGGGCAGTCGCAGTGATCTGGCCGCTACTCCGCTGCGGATTGACAACACCAACTACACCGTCGTGGGAGTGATGCCGCACGGGTTCAACTTTCCTCAAAATGCCGAAATCTGGTTGCCAATAGAATTAGACGAGCCGACGCCGTCGCGTACTTCGCACGGACGGCGCGTGATTGCACGTCTGGGAGAAAGCGTCACACTGGCGCAAGCTCGCTCTGAACTCAGCACCATCGGCAAACAGCTCAAGCAAGAAAACGGCAAGGACATTGATCTGGTTGACCTCGCCGCCACGCCGTTGCAAGAAGCGATGGTCGGCTCGTCCAGTCAGACGCTGCTCGTCACTATGGCGGCGGTTGCATTGCTGTTGTCGATTGCCTGCGCCAATGTCGCTAATTTGTTGCTGTTGCAAATCACAGCGCGCCAGCACGAATTCGATGTCCGCGCGGCATTGGGCGCAACACGCTGGCGGCTGGCGCGGCAATTCGTGACGGAGAGTTTGTTACTGGCCGCGCTGGCCGGCGGTCTGGGTGTCTCGCTTTCGATCTGGGGCGTGAAGGTGTTGCTCAGCTTGAATCAAAACAACCTGCCACGCGCCGAAGAAATCGGCGTTGATGCGCGTGCCCTGACCTTCACCTTTGCGCTCTCCACGCTCGTCGCCGTCGTGCTGGGGCTGGTGCCGTTGTTGCGGTTTGGCAGGCAGGATTTGCAGTCCAGTCTGAAAGAAGCCGGGCGCGGACATATCGCCCATGCGGCCAGTCATCGTTTGCGCGGCTTATTGGTCGTGACGCAAGTCGCGTTGACCTCGGTGCTGTTAGTGGGCGCGGGGTTATTAGGCAAAAGCTTCGTCAAACTGCTGAGCATTGATCCTGGCTTTCGGACGGAGAACGCTGTCGCGATGGAAATTTCGGTGCCTGTACAAAGCGGCAACAACGAAGCGCAAACACGCGCCTACTTCTATCAGCAATTGGTGGAACGCGTGAAAGCCTTGCCCGGTGTCGCTGCGGCCGGTGGCATCAACGGCTTGCCAATGACCGACGGCGGCGCCGACGGCCAATTTTTGATTGAGAACGATCCGGCCTCAACAGGCTACGCGGAGCTGCGCATTGCGACTCCGAGTTACTTCAATGTGATGGGGATTCAATTATTGCGCGGGCGATTGCTGGCCGAAAGCGATGGCCCTGACACGCAGCACGTGGCGGTAATCAGCGAGAACTTAGCGCGTCAGTATTGGCCGCATGAAGAGCCACTGGGCAAACACCTTCAATACAGCAATATGGACGGCGACAAACGGTTGCTGGAAATCGTCGGTGTGGTAAGCGACGTGCGCGAGTTCGGACTCGATGCGAACGCGCGGCCCACGGTTTATGCGCATTATCTGCAACGCCCACGTCAAGCCTGGAGCTTTACGATTGTGGCGCGCACCCAAGGCGACGCCACTGCGCTCATTCCCGTCTTGCGATCTACTTTGTACTCGCTCAATCGCGATGTGCCTACGAAATTCCGCACGCTGGCACAAGTCTTTTCTTCATCGCTCGACCAACGTCGCTTCAGCCTGGTGTTGTTCGGTGTGTTTGCAGTGGTGGCCGTGCTGTTGGCCGCGCTCGGCATTTACGGCGTGACTTCGTATGGCGTGACGCAGCGCACGCCGGAATTGGGCTTGCGTCTGGCGCTCGGCGCGCAAAGACGCGATGTCTTGCGACTGGTCATTGGACAGGGGATGAAAGCTGTGCTGGCCGGCGTAGGCATTGGGCTGGCCGGGGCTTTGGCCGTCACGCGGCTGATCGCTCATTTACTGTTTGAAATCAGTGCGACCGATCCGTTGACGTTTGCGGCGATTGCCAGCGTTCTGCTCTTGATCGCGTTGCTTGCCTGTTATGTTCCGGCGTGGCGGGCAACCAAGGTAGATCCGATGGTCGCGCTCCGGCATGAATAG